A region of the Rhizobium binae genome:
GAGGTAACCTGCAGCAATGGTCATCAGCGCCATCGCCATGCCGACATAAAAGAAGTAGGCGCCTTGGGCCGAGGATTCCTGCGTCTCCTGCACCGTCGCCACGATCCGCCGCTGCACGCCGGTATGCACGAAGGCGTAGGTAAAACCGTGGAAACATTGCAGCAGGAAGAAACCGGCAAAGCCCGTGTTCATGGGAAACAGTATCCAGCGGCAGACGCTGACGGCGCAGCCGAAGCGGATCAGCGTCCAGGCATTGAAGCGCCGGTTGAGACGCTTCGACAGGAAGAATACCGTCACCTCCGAAGCGACACCGGCGCTCCAGAGCAGGCCGACCTCAGCGCCGGAGAAGCCGAGCTGATGCCAGTAGATCGACGAGAAAGCGTTGAGGACGGCATGGCTCGACTGCTGGATGGCGACGCCGATCAGGAGTAGCAGCAGATGCGGCTCACGCAGGCCGCTGCCGGTGGCGGCGGGAATGTTGATCGGCTGGCCGCGCCGCCGCGTCGGCCCGATGCGCGGACAGAAGATCGCCATGACGACGGTCATGGTGAAGCCGAACACCATCACCGGCAGCACCATCTCGCCGCCCCACCGGCTGATTAGCCGACCGCCGACCAGCGTCGACACGATGAAGGCGATCGAGCCCCAGACGCGCATCGACCCGTAATCGAGCCCCCAGCGGCGCACGCCTGAGATGACGATCGATTCGACGACCGGCAGATAGGGCGCGAAGGTGGCGCCCTGCAGCGCATAGACGATCGTCACCGGCCAGAAACTCGTTGTCCAGTAGAGCGTGATCGCCGTCAGCAGTGACAGGCTACCCGACCAGAAAAGCACATCGGCGCGCTCCTTCAAGCGGTCGGCGATCATGGCGACGATGGGCGCCACCAGCACGCGGACCCCCATCGGTATGGCAAGGATGATGCCGATCTCATGGTCGCTGAAGCTGTGAGTCGCGAGCCAGACGGGGAAGAACGGCAGAACGATGCCGTTGACCAGCAGCGGCGCGCAATAGGAAAGGGCGCTGAGCAGCCGGAAGCGCGGCGGCGCTCCCTCACCTGTCGGGGAATGTTGAACGGGAATCATGGGAGGACCTGAAGGAAACTGAATGTTGTCCTAACACGCCACCCGAAAGGCGACTATTGCGAGAAATAGCCTCCTGAAACGATTTAAGAAATAAATAGGGCCTGTCGCCTGACGGTAACGGCTAAATTACTGTTGGGCGGACGCAGACGCGCCAACGCTGGATCAAACGGACAAAATCAGGCAGCCTGAGGCGCCAGTTCTGCCTCTTCGCGCTCGACAGCGGCGAGCGCCGTCACGGTGCTTGCCAGCCTCCGCCACGTGATCAACTCGAACGTGCCGTCCTCGTGCTCGGCGACCGCCGTGCAGCTTTCCACCCAATCGCCGGTATTGATGTAGCGGATGCCGTCCATGTCCTGGATAACCGCATGGTGAATATGACCGCAGATCACCCCGTCGGCACCGCTCTTGCGCGCCTCTTCGGCGACGACGCGCTCGAATTCGCCGATGAAATTGACGGCATGCTTGACCTGCAACTTGGCCCAGGCCGAGAAAGACCAGTAGGGCATGCCGAGGCGGCGGCGCACGGCCGCCAGCAGGATGTTGATGCGGATCGCCGTGTCGTACGCCCAGTCGCCGAGGTAGGCGAGCAGGCGGGCATTGCGAACGACGACGTCGAATTCGTCGCCATGCAGGATCAGATATTTCTTGCCGTCGGCGCCGTCATGCATCATCCGCTCGACGACCTCGATGCCGCCGAAATGCATGCCCGGGAAATCGCGCAGGAACTCGTCGTGATTGCCGGGAATATAGACGACGCGCGTGCCCTTGCGCGCCGTGCGCAAAAGCTTCTGGACGACGTCGTTGCACACCTGCGGCCAATACCAGTTGCGCTTCAGCCGCCAGCCGTCGACAATGTCGCCGACGAGAACGATCGTATCCGCCTCGTGGTAGCGCAGGAAATCCAGCAGGAAGTCGGCCTTCGCGGCCTTCGAGCCGAGATGGACATCGGAAATGAAGAGCGTGCGGAAATGTCTGGGTTCCATCATGTCTATCACGAGCAACGGCTCATGCCCCATCTTTCATATAGCCTTCCAAAACCAGACTCGTGTTTCAGGAAGATGACAAACTGAGGATAAGCCCTGCAAAGCTGTGCTGGCGGGGCGCCTCGCCGCACGGCGCAGCGACCATCTTGCCCTGCCTATTGAGCGCGTCCATGATGACGGCGATTCCAGATCCGACACTGCGGGATGGCTGATGCGTCTCTTTCTCGTTCGCCACGGCGAATCCCTCGGCAACATCGATGAACGGGCCTACCGCCGTTTCGGCGATCACAACGTGCCGCTGACGCAATGGGGCTACCGGCAGGCGCTGGAGGCCGGCGGCGTGATCGCCGCCTATTTGCAGGCGCCGCCAAGTCCTGATCTCGGCAAGCTGCAGGTCTGGTACTCGCCATTCCTGAGGACGCGGCAGAGCAAGGACGCCCTGCTCGAAGCCCTGCCGACAGGCGTCGTCGGCGATATCAGGGAGGATTATCTGCTGCGTGAGCAGGATTTCGGTCTCTTCACCGAAATCTACGACCACGCCGAACGGAAACAGAAGTTTCCCGAGGAATTCGAGAAATGGGCGAGGCTGCGCAGCAATAGCGGCAAATTCTACGCGCGGCCGCCGGATGGCGAGAGCCGGGCAGATGTGGCCCAGCGGGTGCGCCTGTTCCTCCAGACGGTCATGCGAGATGCCGAAAACGACGATCACAACGTCGTCATCGTCGGCCACGGCGTCACCAACCGGGCGGTCGAAATGAACTTCCTGCATCGCCCGGTCGAGTGGTTCGAGCGCTCCGACAATCCCGGAAATGCCGACATCACGCTGATCGAAGGCACACGCGCGCAAGGTTACAAGTCCATCCTGCTGCACCAGGCCGCCGACCGGCAGCCGGGGCAGGAAGATCAGTTGCGCGACGCCTACGGCGCAGTCGTAACGATCACGCCGAAGCCCGGCGGATAGATTTGCGCAGTTGTGACAGCCGCCGACGCCGTATCGATCAGGCAGCTCGCACGGCCCCTGTCGGCTTCACGTTCTGGTTCATCCGGAACAGATTGTTCGGATCATAGCGCAGCTTGATTTCAGCCAGACGCGCATAATTGGCGCCATACGCCATCTCGACACGATCCGTCTCATCCTCCGGCATGAAGTTGATATAGGCGGTGCCCACCGCATGCGGCTTGGTTGCCTCGAAGAGTTCGCGCGCCCAGCCGATGCAGCTTGCATCCATCTCCGCTTCCCGCCAGCGCGCATGCACATTCATGACAAAATGCGAGCTCCGCTGTGGAAAGGCGGTGGCCTCGGTCGGAATTCGGCCGGCTGCCCCGCCGACATGGCCGATGAATATCTCGCATTCCGGCCCCGGCAACTTGCGGACGGCATCGAGGAGAACATCGATCGCCGCATCCGAAAGCGCGGCGAAATCCTGGCTCTTCCAGTAATTGCGCGCACCCGGTGTCAGAAGCGGGTCGAATGCCTGCTGCCAGCCGGTGAAAGGTACCGGGCCGACGACGTCGGCAATCGGCTTTCCGATCCCGCGCAGCCCGGCCGCAGCCTTTTCGCCCGCGGCGATATCGCCGCAATAGCACATTGCGAGCACGAGGATCTCCTTGCCGTGCCATTCGGCCGGCAGGAACGGCAGCGGCGGTGCCTGACGCATCACCGCCCAGCAGGTTAGCTCGTCGGGTGCTGATTCCAGCGCCTGCCGATATTCCCGGAGCACTCTTTCCGCATCGGCGAAGGGATGCACCACCAGCCCGGCCAATACCTCATGATGGAGCGGGTTGAGCTGAAATTCGAAGGAGGTCACGACGCCGAAATTGCCGCCGCCGCCGCGCAGTGCCCAGAAGAGATCCGGCCTTTCCGTCTCGCTCGCTTTGACCAGTTCGCCGTCGGCCGTCACCACATCCACGGAAACCAGATTGTCGAGCGTCAGCCCGAACTTTCGAGTGAGCCAGCCGAAACCGCCGCCGAGCGTCAGTCCTGCGATGCCGGTCGTGGAATTGATGCCGGTCGGCAGCACCAGCCCGAAGGCCAGCGTTTCCTTGTCGATGTCACCAAGCGTTGCGCCCGGCTCGATTCGGGCGCGGCGTATCTCTGGATCGACCCGCACTGATTTCATCGCCGACAGATCGATGACGATACCTCCTTCGCACACGGCGTTGCCTGCGATGCCGTGCCCGCCGCCGCGCACCGACAAGAGCAAACTGTTGTCGCGGGCAAACCGTACCGCGCGCACCACGTCGGCGGCCCCGGCGCAACGCGCGACCAGTCCGGGCCGGCGGTCGATCATCGCATTCCAGATCGCCCGAGCCTCGTTGTAATCCGTATCCTTGCTGGTCAGGAGATTGCCGCGAAATCCGGCAGCAAAAGCATCCATGGCCACGTCATTGACCATCGTCTGCCCCTTTTGCAGGGTCGTGAGGTTCAAATTGTCCATGACTTCCTCCCTGCGACCGGCGCCCCGCACCGTCGCGCGCGGCATCTTGCGCTTGCTGCAGCCGTCAAACAAGTTTCCCCAAAAGGATTAGCTGGCCGCAGCCTCTGCCACCGATAGCCACCGTCACGAAAACTTCTCCCATTCCCCATTTCCATACTGTCGCCCGTATCCGATTGATGTATGGAGGAAACTCCAAAAAAAGACGTGCACGGAGGCGGCAATGGATCAGCAGGATAAATCCAAGACGGACAAGAACCTGACGAGCGGCGATCTCGACGAGCAGGCGCTCTTCTTCCATCGCTATCCCCGCCCCGGCAAGCTGGAGATACAGGCGACCAAGCCACTCGGCAACCAGCGCGACCTGGCGCTCGCTTATTCGCCGGGCGTCGCCGCCCCCTGCCTTGCCATCCGCGACAATCCTGAAATGGCGGCCGAATATACCTCGCGCGCCAATCTCGTCGCCGTCATTTCCAACGGTACCGCCGTGCTCGGCCTCGGCAACATCGGCCCGCTGGCCTCCAAGCCGGTCATGGAAGGCAAGGCCGTGCTCTTCAAGAAATTCGCCGGCATCGACGTCTTCGACATCGAAATCGACGCAGCAAGCGTCGAGCAGATGGTCTCGACCGTCAGCTCCCTGGAGCCGACCTTCGGCGGCATCAACCTCGAGGACATCAAGGCGCCGGAATGCTTCGAGGTCGAGCGGCGCCTGCGCGAGAAAATGAAGATTCCGGTCTTCCACGACGATCAGCACGGCACGGCGATCATCGTCGCCGCCGCTATCCTGAACGGACTGGAACTCGCCGGCAAGGTCATCGAGAACGTCAAGATCGTCGCCTCCGGTGCGGGTGCGGCCGCCCTTGCCTGCCTCAACCTGCTGGTGACCCTCGGGGCAAAACGCGAAAACATCTGGGTTCACGATATCGAAGGGCTGGTCTATGAGGGCCGCACCGAACTGATGGACGAATGGAAGTCCGTCTATGCCCAGAAGAGCGACACCCGCACGCTCGCCGAAAATATCGGCGGCGCCGATGTCTTCCTCGGTCTCTCGGCCGCCGGCGTCCTGAAGCCGGAGCTGCTGGCGCAGATGGCCGACAAACCGCTGATCATGGCGCTCGCCAATCCGACGCCGGAGATCATGCCGGATCTCGCCCGCGCCGCCCGCCCCGATGCCATGATCTGCACCGGCCGCTCGGATTTCGCCAACCAGGTCAACAACGTCCTCTGCTTCCCTTATATCTTCCGCGGCGCGCTCGATTGCGGCGCCGAGACGATCAACGAGGAAATGAAGATGGCTGCCGTGCGCGCCATCGCAGCGCTCGCCCGCGAAGAGCCGTCCGATGTCGCCGCCCGCGCCTATTCCGGCGAAACCCCCGTCTTCGGCCCCGATTACCTCATCCCCTCGCCCTTCGACCCGCGCCTGATCCTGCGCATTGCGCCGGCGGTCGCCAAAGCCGCCGAACAGAGCGGCGTGGCGCGCCGCCCGATCCAGGATTTCGATGCGTATCTCGATCAGCTGAACCGCTTCGTCTTCCGCTCCGGCTTCGTCATGAAACCGATCTTCACCGCGGCAAAGGCCGCCGAGCGCAAGCGCGTCATCTTCTCCGAAGGTGAAGATGAGCGTGTCCTGCGCGCAGCCCAGGTGCTGCTCGAAGAGGGCCTTGCCGAGCCGATCTTGATCGGCCGTCCGCAGGTCATCGAAACGCGTCTCAAGCGTTATGGCCTGCGCATCCGCCCGCTGCAGGATTTCGAGGTCATCAATCCGGAAGACGATCCGCGCTTCCGCGAATATGTCGATCTCTATTTCTCGCTCGTCGGGCGCCGCGGCGTCATCCCGGAAGCCGCACGCACCATCGTGCGCACCAACACGACTGTCATCGGCGCGCTGGCACTGAGGCGCGGCGAAGCCGATGCGCTAATCTGCGGCCTCGAAGGCCGCTACGAAAAGCACCTCCGCGACGTCCGCCAAATCATCGGCAAGCGTCCGAACGTGCGTGATTTCTCCGCACTCAGCCTGATGATCTCACAGCGCGGCGCCACCTTCTTCACCGACACCTACGTCACCTTCAATCCGAGCGCCGAGGAGATAGCCGAGGCGACGGTGATGGCCGCCGAGGAGATCCGCCGTTTCGGCATCACGCCGCGCGCCGCTCTCGTCTCGCATTCCAACTTCGGCTCGCGCGAATCCGAGAGCGCCACGAAGATGCGCAACGCCCTGCAGCTCGTGCGCGAGACCGCCCCCGATCTCGAGGTCGATGGCGAAATGCACGGCGAAAGCGCCATCACCGAAGCGCTGCGCAAGCGCGTCATGCCGCATACGACGCTGCATGATGAGGCGAACCTGCTGGTATTCCCGAACCTCGATGCTGCGAACATCACCCTCGGCGTGGTCAAATCGATGACGGATGGTCTGCATGTGGGCCCGATCCTGCTCGGCGCCGCCATGCCGGCCCACATCCTTGCGCCGTCGGTCACCTCCCGGGGCGTCGTCAACATGGCGGCCTTGGCGGTCGTCGAGGCATCGCAGCCGGCTTAGGCCGGCTGCCGCCAAACGAGAAGCGCCGAACCCGGCGAAGCGATATCAGCCGCCGCCTGTTTCGGCGAGCGCATCGGCCCGTTCGTTGCCGGCAATCCCCGAATGGCCCTTGCACCAGGCGATGGTCACCAGGGCGTTTCGGGATAGCTGTAGGTCGACCGCCTTCCAGAGGTCCGCGTTGGCGATCGTTCGTTTCCGGCCGTTTCCATTGGGGCTGCTTTTCCTCCAGCCGTTATTTTTCCAGATTGGCCGCCAGCTGTTGCAGCCTTTGACGGCATAGACGGAATCGGACCAGATGATTGCGCCTTCGTCTGCTGCTTCCCTGTTGATCCATGTTGCTGCCTCGAGCAACGCGAATAATTCCATGGAATTATTCGCGGTATCCTCGACGCCACCGAAGCCGCAGGCGATTTCCACGGCATCTCGGAAAACGACGAAGGCCCAGCCCCCTTGCCCGGAACCGGGTTCATGACAACCGTCCACGAACAGGTGAAGGCCGCCTCCGGCTTCCGGTGCGTCGGTTGGTGTTGCGGGAGGTTGGATCCTGCCGGAAAGGCCTGCCATTTTAACCGAGTCTCGGGCAATTGCTGGATAAGATGACGAAAACACGCTAGAAATTTCACTGAGCTTGTTAAGAGAAATACGTTAAGGGAAACGCGCGGCCGGTTGAAGTCGCATGCGACCCATCGACCGTTTGCTCATTCCGGGACGACGCCGTGAAACGCCGAAACCTGTCTTTTGTGCTTCTCCTTGCCTTCGCGACGCCCGTCGCTGCGCAGACAAGCGCCATCTGTGATGACCTGCGCGGCCGTCTGGCCGACTTGCCGCGATCGATCGGCAACGGCAATGGTCCGGAGGCACGCCACTTTGCCGGCGCGATCGCCGAGCAGAATCTTGAGCTGCGCAAGGTCCGCAACGACCTGCGCAGCTATGGCTGCACTTCGGGTAGCATGGTGGTGATCGGGGGCGATAACGCCGAATATTGCGCTGAGCTCTCGCAGGCTGAAGCCCGGATGATCGATAATATCCAGTATCTCCAGGATCGTCGCGCCGAACTGCGCAGTCAAGGCGCCGGTGATGACGGCGGACGCCGCGAGCTGATGGCCGCGATCGAACAGAACGGCTGCAACAGCGAGAATTTCTACGACCCTTCCGAGCGTAGCGCCGACGACCCTGCCCCCAGCATCGAAGAGCAGGCGATGCGCGGCGATACCTTCATTCCGCTCGGCGGCGGTCAAGAGGTCGATCCGCGTTACGGCCTGCCGCGGGCCGAGATGATGTCGCCGGTCAGCACCATCTGCGTGCGCAGCTGCGATGGCGGCTTCTTCCCGATCAGTTCGAACGCCACCTCGGTCGATTTCGGCCGCGACGCTGAGACCTGCGCCAAGATGTGCCCCGGCATCGAGACCGAGCTTTTCTATCGTGACATCAGGAGCACGGACGCCTCGAATATGATTTCGGTAGCAACCGGCACGCCTTACAGCGCCATGCAGAACGCCTTCGTCTACAAGAACCGCGCGCCTGGTGAGAAAAACGCCTGCGCCTGCAATCTCACCGCCTATTACGAGGAGATGCGCGACAAGCAGGCCGTGAGCGAACCGCCGCAGCATGGCTCGATCACGACGATCCGCACCAATCCGGCGACAAAGAATGCAGCGACAACACCCGCGCCGCAGCCATCCGTTCCAGATCGTCCCTATGATCCCACGCAGAACAAGGTCCGCCAGGTCGGCCCGCAATTCTTCGCCGGCGACCAGGGCTCGATCGATCTTGCCAACCCGGCAACGCCAGGCCCTCAGCCGCAGCAGCAGTGACCGCTACTGCTCGCTCCGTCCCCAGCCATCATGGAAGACGAGTTCCTCGAGTGGCAGCCGCTGCCGCCAGCCTTTGACGGAAAGCTCCGGCTCGTCATACAGCCGATCGACGAAGCCGGCGCAGAGCCAGGCGACCACCTCGATATGATCGGGGATACCGAGAATGGTTTTCAGCTCGCCTTCGCGAAAGATACTGACCCAGCCGATGCCGATCCCTTCGGCGCGCGCCGCAAGCCAGAGGTTCTGGATGGCGCAGACCGTCGAATAGGAATCCATCCGCGGATTGTGCGTGCGGCCCAGCACGACGCTGCCGCTGCGTGTAGGATCGCAGGTCACGCAGATCCCAAGTGGCGCCTCGGCGATGCCTTCAAGCTTCAGGGAGCGGTACGCCTGCCGCCGCTCGCCGTCAAACATCAGCGCCGCTTCCTCATTCGCCTTGGCAAAGGCATCCCGGACACGCGCCCGCACCTCCGGTTTTTTCACCAGGATGAAATTCCACGGCTGCATGAAGCCAACAGAGGGCGCGTGATGGGCGGCCGTCAGAAGCCGCGCCACGACGTCATCCGGCAACAGATCGGGCAGGAACTGGCTGCGCACGTCGCGCCGCGTCATGATCGCGTGATAAACGGCCTCGCGTTCGGCGAGAGAAAAACCTGATGCCACCGACATGGCATCCTCATCAAAGGGTCGCATCGTCAAATCCCCAACAACGCAACCGCCCGCCGTCCGCGCGGGTTGGGTCTATCTTGCCAGGCCGGTCTTCTGACTTGGCGTCATCCGTCTGCCGCAGCCTTCCCGGCAATAGCCAGTGGCATGATGAAGCGGCAGGCGTCGGCCTTACAGCGTTGGGCACGTTCCGGTCCTGCACCGGATTCCCGATTCTCCCGCCTGACCGGCGGGCACCTGACCGGGCATCTATTTCAGTAAATGAGCACCGGGGCAAGAACCGGCGAGAGTGCGAGAGCGAAACAACTTTCGCCTGGCCTGCATCCCATTCCACTTTATCATTTATTCACATGTCAAATACACAATTCGTTTGCGCGTTTTGGGTTGCAACTCCGACATGGGCATGATCGCTCATAATGTGACCGTCAGCGTGGATGCCCGTGTCGATACGCCGGTCATGTCCGACCGAGCCGCAATTCCAGGCCCCGCGGATGTTCCAATTTTTGAAAACGATGCCTCTGACAGCCAAGCTGGCGGCGATTATCGTTGCCGTCAATCTTTGCGGCATTTCGGCCCTCGCCACCTATACCTGGGTGTATGAAACCCGGGCGCTGATCGACGGCGCCAAGGCAAACTGGTCGAAGGATGTGGAGCAGTTTGCCTCTCTGGCCGCAGGCGGCGTCAAATGGGGTAAGGCGAATGCGGTTCGCGAGGCCTATTCGCTTTACCGTGACGACCCCTCGCTCGATCTCGTGCAGTTTGCCGCATTCAACGCCGAGCCCACCGCCGTCGATAGCTGGTCACGCGACGGCATGGCCAGTTTGACCACGCCGGCCGATCTGGCGAAGCGCCTCAGTGCGAAACCCGACAAGACAACGGTCGATGATGGCGGGATATCAGCCGGATTGGTCACGATTATCGCCCCGCTGCCGGTGGACAAGTCAGGCAAGGCAACCGGTTACATCGTCACCAACTGGTCGGTCGAAAAGATTGCTTCCGAAGTCAGGCAGAAAGTCCTCGTATCGCTGCTCACGCAGTCGGTTATCACCGCGCTTGCCGTCATCGCCTTTCTTCTCGCCATGCGTAGCCTCGTTGGCCGCCCTCTCAGAATCCTCAGCGAGCGCATCGGCGCGCTGCAGAAAGGCGATCTGACCTCCCCCGTCACCTATAAAGAGAATGGCGATGAAATCGGCTTTCTCGCGCGGGCACTCGAGGTCTTCCGTCACGAGGCGATCGCAAAAGTCGAAAGAGAGCAGGCTGCTGCCGAGCAGAGCGCCGCTTTCGACGCCGAACGGGCCCATAACGCGTTGCTGACGGAAGAAGCCAACAGCCGGCAGCGACAGGTGATGATCAGCCTTGCCAACTCGCTGGAAAAACTCGCCGCCGGCGATTTCTCGATCCAGCTTGCCGATCTCGGTCCTGAGTTCGATAAGTTGCGGCAGGATTTCAACAATATGGTCCAGGCCGTCGCGGCCGCGCTGACAGAGATCAAGATCGCCTCTCTCGCAGTTGAAGGCGGGTCGAGCGAGCTGGCCTCCTCCGCAGATGAGCTCGCCAAGCGAACCGAGCAACAGGCGGCAGCACTCGAGCAGACCGCCGCCGCACTCGATGAAGTGACCACGACTGTCAAGTCATCGTCGCAGCGCGCTGAAGAAACCGGAGAATTGGTCGAGGAGACGAAGCGCAGCGCCCAGGTATCGGCGACGGTGGTGCGTGACGCGATCGGAGCGATGGACAGGATCCAGACCTCCTCCAGCCAGATCGGCCGCATTATCGGCGTCATCGATGAAATTGCTTTCCAGACGAATCTGCTGGCGCTGAATGCCGGCGTCGAGGCCGCGCGTGCCGGCGAAGCCGGCAAGGGGTTCGCCGTTGTCGCCCAGGAGGTTCGTGAACTCGCTCAGCGGTCGGCGAATGCGGCGAAGGAAATCAAGCACCTGATCAATGTCTCGGGCCAAGAGGTCGCCGCCGGCGTTGGACTGGTGAACGAGACCGGGGACGCTCTCCTGAAGATCGAGGAACAGATCAACCGCATCAGCGACAGCATCGCTTCCATCGTTCAGTCCTATCGCGAACAGGCAACGGGATTGCAGGAAATCAACGGCGCGATCAACCAGATGGATCACGCGACGCAGCAGAATGCGGCGATGGTTGAGGAAACCAATGCGGCCTGCCAGGAACTGCTCTCTCAAGGACGCCAGCTCCAGGATTCGGCCGGAAGGTTCGTCGTCGCTGCGTCTTCGGCAAGCCAGGTCAAGCCGGCTGCCCACAGCACTCGTCACTCTCGCTCCGAGCCCAGAGCCGTCGCGCCCCGGCATGCGGGAAATGCCGCCGTCGCCGCCTCTCCGGGCGCCTGGGAGTTCTGACGTCATCTACCTCCGACAAAAGCTTATTTCTCAGCAACTGATCACAGGAAGGGAACAGTCATGAAGAGAGTTGTGACCGCATTGCTTTTCGCCTCTGCTGCATTCGCCGCGCCCATGGGCGTAGCCATGGCCGAGGATGCCAAGCTCGCTCCGATCGCCGATTACGTGAAGAGCGACGTCAAGCCCTGGCTCAACGATCCCGCTATCATCGAGGCCATCAAGGCGCAGGACGCTGCGAATGCCAAGCTTAGCGAAGCCGACATCGACGCTCTCGACAAGAAATGGCGCGCCGAAGTCGATGGCTCCGATCACTCGATGATCGACGGCGTGCTAGGCAATGCGCTGTCGAAACTCCTGCAGGAAAAGAAGGAGGCCTCAGGCGGCAAGATTACCGAGATCTTCGTCATGGACGCAAAGGGGCTGAATGTCGGTCAGAGCGACGTGACCTCCGACTACTGGCAGGGCGACGAGGCCAAATTCCAGAAGTCCTTCGGCGCCGGCAAGGATGCCATTTTCGTCGACGAGATCGAAAAGGACGAGTCGACCCAGACATTGCAGTCGCAGGCAAGCGTGACGATTTCGGACGATGCGGGAACGCCGATCGGCGCCATCACGGTCGGCGTCAACGTCGACGCCCTGTGATCGCAGCAGCGGCCTTCAGTTAGCAGTTGTTATGAACACGGTGGCCCGGAGGCGTGCGCTCTCGGGCCACACGTCTTCAGGCTACGGCCGAAGCGATTACTAACCTTGGAGCATCCGATTTCAGGCAGCAAATTCTGCGTGACAACGGGGAGCCATGACGCTACATACGCCTGATGTCGACGACTTCAATTTACGCCTCGCGATTTTATTGGTACCGCTGCTGCCAGCGGATGCGGGTCCGTGCGTAACTGAATTCGACACGACGACAACCCGAACAGCCGCTA
Encoded here:
- a CDS encoding MFS transporter, whose protein sequence is MIPVQHSPTGEGAPPRFRLLSALSYCAPLLVNGIVLPFFPVWLATHSFSDHEIGIILAIPMGVRVLVAPIVAMIADRLKERADVLFWSGSLSLLTAITLYWTTSFWPVTIVYALQGATFAPYLPVVESIVISGVRRWGLDYGSMRVWGSIAFIVSTLVGGRLISRWGGEMVLPVMVFGFTMTVVMAIFCPRIGPTRRRGQPINIPAATGSGLREPHLLLLLIGVAIQQSSHAVLNAFSSIYWHQLGFSGAEVGLLWSAGVASEVTVFFLSKRLNRRFNAWTLIRFGCAVSVCRWILFPMNTGFAGFFLLQCFHGFTYAFVHTGVQRRIVATVQETQESSAQGAYFFYVGMAMALMTIAAGYLYAGLGVVSFYVMALVAFCGLGIVISAYYLQPQRLLSGGNTREAA
- a CDS encoding UDP-2,3-diacylglucosamine diphosphatase; the encoded protein is MGHEPLLVIDMMEPRHFRTLFISDVHLGSKAAKADFLLDFLRYHEADTIVLVGDIVDGWRLKRNWYWPQVCNDVVQKLLRTARKGTRVVYIPGNHDEFLRDFPGMHFGGIEVVERMMHDGADGKKYLILHGDEFDVVVRNARLLAYLGDWAYDTAIRINILLAAVRRRLGMPYWSFSAWAKLQVKHAVNFIGEFERVVAEEARKSGADGVICGHIHHAVIQDMDGIRYINTGDWVESCTAVAEHEDGTFELITWRRLASTVTALAAVEREEAELAPQAA
- a CDS encoding histidine phosphatase family protein, which produces MRLFLVRHGESLGNIDERAYRRFGDHNVPLTQWGYRQALEAGGVIAAYLQAPPSPDLGKLQVWYSPFLRTRQSKDALLEALPTGVVGDIREDYLLREQDFGLFTEIYDHAERKQKFPEEFEKWARLRSNSGKFYARPPDGESRADVAQRVRLFLQTVMRDAENDDHNVVIVGHGVTNRAVEMNFLHRPVEWFERSDNPGNADITLIEGTRAQGYKSILLHQAADRQPGQEDQLRDAYGAVVTITPKPGG
- a CDS encoding FAD-binding oxidoreductase; the protein is MDNLNLTTLQKGQTMVNDVAMDAFAAGFRGNLLTSKDTDYNEARAIWNAMIDRRPGLVARCAGAADVVRAVRFARDNSLLLSVRGGGHGIAGNAVCEGGIVIDLSAMKSVRVDPEIRRARIEPGATLGDIDKETLAFGLVLPTGINSTTGIAGLTLGGGFGWLTRKFGLTLDNLVSVDVVTADGELVKASETERPDLFWALRGGGGNFGVVTSFEFQLNPLHHEVLAGLVVHPFADAERVLREYRQALESAPDELTCWAVMRQAPPLPFLPAEWHGKEILVLAMCYCGDIAAGEKAAAGLRGIGKPIADVVGPVPFTGWQQAFDPLLTPGARNYWKSQDFAALSDAAIDVLLDAVRKLPGPECEIFIGHVGGAAGRIPTEATAFPQRSSHFVMNVHARWREAEMDASCIGWARELFEATKPHAVGTAYINFMPEDETDRVEMAYGANYARLAEIKLRYDPNNLFRMNQNVKPTGAVRAA
- a CDS encoding NADP-dependent malic enzyme, translated to MDQQDKSKTDKNLTSGDLDEQALFFHRYPRPGKLEIQATKPLGNQRDLALAYSPGVAAPCLAIRDNPEMAAEYTSRANLVAVISNGTAVLGLGNIGPLASKPVMEGKAVLFKKFAGIDVFDIEIDAASVEQMVSTVSSLEPTFGGINLEDIKAPECFEVERRLREKMKIPVFHDDQHGTAIIVAAAILNGLELAGKVIENVKIVASGAGAAALACLNLLVTLGAKRENIWVHDIEGLVYEGRTELMDEWKSVYAQKSDTRTLAENIGGADVFLGLSAAGVLKPELLAQMADKPLIMALANPTPEIMPDLARAARPDAMICTGRSDFANQVNNVLCFPYIFRGALDCGAETINEEMKMAAVRAIAALAREEPSDVAARAYSGETPVFGPDYLIPSPFDPRLILRIAPAVAKAAEQSGVARRPIQDFDAYLDQLNRFVFRSGFVMKPIFTAAKAAERKRVIFSEGEDERVLRAAQVLLEEGLAEPILIGRPQVIETRLKRYGLRIRPLQDFEVINPEDDPRFREYVDLYFSLVGRRGVIPEAARTIVRTNTTVIGALALRRGEADALICGLEGRYEKHLRDVRQIIGKRPNVRDFSALSLMISQRGATFFTDTYVTFNPSAEEIAEATVMAAEEIRRFGITPRAALVSHSNFGSRESESATKMRNALQLVRETAPDLEVDGEMHGESAITEALRKRVMPHTTLHDEANLLVFPNLDAANITLGVVKSMTDGLHVGPILLGAAMPAHILAPSVTSRGVVNMAALAVVEASQPA
- a CDS encoding ribonuclease H family protein codes for the protein MAGLSGRIQPPATPTDAPEAGGGLHLFVDGCHEPGSGQGGWAFVVFRDAVEIACGFGGVEDTANNSMELFALLEAATWINREAADEGAIIWSDSVYAVKGCNSWRPIWKNNGWRKSSPNGNGRKRTIANADLWKAVDLQLSRNALVTIAWCKGHSGIAGNERADALAETGGG
- a CDS encoding DUF2865 domain-containing protein, giving the protein MKRRNLSFVLLLAFATPVAAQTSAICDDLRGRLADLPRSIGNGNGPEARHFAGAIAEQNLELRKVRNDLRSYGCTSGSMVVIGGDNAEYCAELSQAEARMIDNIQYLQDRRAELRSQGAGDDGGRRELMAAIEQNGCNSENFYDPSERSADDPAPSIEEQAMRGDTFIPLGGGQEVDPRYGLPRAEMMSPVSTICVRSCDGGFFPISSNATSVDFGRDAETCAKMCPGIETELFYRDIRSTDASNMISVATGTPYSAMQNAFVYKNRAPGEKNACACNLTAYYEEMRDKQAVSEPPQHGSITTIRTNPATKNAATTPAPQPSVPDRPYDPTQNKVRQVGPQFFAGDQGSIDLANPATPGPQPQQQ